A genomic segment from Curtobacterium sp. MCSS17_007 encodes:
- the rarD gene encoding EamA family transporter RarD — translation MTEPTPARPARSEASVGVVQAIVAYGLWGLMPLLFAAMAPAGAFEIVAWRIVFGLVFCAVAILVTRSWLRTRSLIAQRRVMLVMGLAAVLILVNWTVYVAATTTGHTVEAALGYFINPLVTIALGVVVLRERLRAAQWAAVGISVVAVVVIAVGYGQVPWISLALAFSFGLYGLVKKRVGGTVDALSGLTIETVWLLPIAVGALVVLGVTGLGGGVTFTSEGWPHALVTVLTGPATAVPLLLFASSARRVSLSTLGLTQYLAPVMQLLVGVVVQHEAMPPARWVGFGIVWVALVVLTVDSFAASRAARRRTLPSTAAEPA, via the coding sequence GTGACTGAACCGACGCCGGCCCGTCCGGCACGCAGCGAGGCTTCCGTCGGCGTCGTGCAGGCGATCGTTGCGTACGGGCTCTGGGGCCTCATGCCCCTGCTCTTCGCGGCGATGGCCCCCGCCGGCGCGTTCGAGATCGTCGCCTGGCGGATCGTCTTCGGCCTGGTCTTCTGCGCGGTGGCGATCCTCGTCACGCGCTCCTGGCTCCGCACCCGTTCCCTCATCGCCCAGCGCCGGGTGATGCTCGTGATGGGGCTCGCGGCCGTGCTCATCCTGGTGAACTGGACCGTGTACGTCGCCGCCACGACGACGGGCCACACGGTCGAGGCCGCGCTCGGCTACTTCATCAACCCGCTCGTCACGATCGCGCTCGGCGTCGTCGTGCTCCGCGAGCGGCTCCGGGCGGCGCAGTGGGCGGCGGTCGGCATCAGCGTCGTCGCGGTCGTGGTCATCGCGGTCGGCTACGGGCAGGTGCCGTGGATCTCGCTCGCCCTGGCGTTCTCGTTCGGCCTGTACGGGCTCGTGAAGAAGCGCGTCGGCGGCACCGTGGACGCGCTGAGCGGGCTCACGATCGAGACCGTCTGGCTGCTGCCGATCGCCGTCGGGGCACTCGTCGTGCTCGGGGTCACGGGCCTCGGCGGCGGGGTGACCTTCACGAGCGAGGGGTGGCCGCACGCCCTGGTCACCGTGCTCACCGGGCCCGCGACCGCCGTCCCGCTGCTGCTCTTCGCGTCGTCGGCCCGGCGGGTGTCGCTGTCGACGCTCGGGCTGACCCAGTACCTGGCGCCGGTGATGCAGCTGCTCGTCGGGGTCGTCGTGCAGCACGAGGCGATGCCGCCCGCGCGGTGGGTCGGGTTCGGGATCGTCTGGGTCGCGCTCGTGGTCCTGACGGTCGACAGCTTCGCCGCGTCCCGTGCCGCGCGGCGTCGGACGCTCCCGTCCACGGCAGCCGAGCCGGCCTGA
- the groES gene encoding co-chaperone GroES, with amino-acid sequence MAVTIKPLEDRIVIRQVEAEQTTASGLVIPDTAKEKPQEGEVVAVGPGRIDDNGNRVPLDVAVGDKVIYSKYGGTEVKYSGEDLLVLSARDVLAVIEH; translated from the coding sequence GTGGCCGTCACCATCAAGCCGCTCGAGGATCGCATCGTCATCCGCCAGGTCGAGGCGGAGCAGACCACCGCTTCCGGTCTCGTCATCCCGGACACCGCGAAGGAAAAGCCCCAGGAGGGCGAGGTCGTCGCCGTGGGCCCGGGTCGCATCGACGACAACGGCAACCGCGTCCCGCTCGACGTCGCCGTCGGCGACAAGGTCATCTACTCGAAGTACGGCGGCACCGAGGTGAAGTACTCCGGTGAGGACCTGCTCGTCCTCTCGGCGCGCGACGTCCTCGCGGTCATCGAGCACTGA
- a CDS encoding SAM-dependent methyltransferase has product MEAADLAQLLTPEGMALLDRTPGVSDGGEIVRVVSRLRSEGHDPGLVAAVLTQAKLRQKARAKFGDFAARMLFTEAGLEQATRLQVAAQHAGRFAAAGLRRVADLGCGIGGDAMAMAALDLDVTAVDRDEVTAAVATHNLALWPNARVELGDAATFDLSRVDGVWMDPARRTAGHANTKRLADPDDWSPSLDTVFAAATTTPTGVKLGPGIDRDLIPDTLEAQWVSVDREVVELVLWSGPLAREGVRRAATVIGAHGIAELTGAADAEDVEVGPIGAYLYEPDGAVIRARLIGDLVRSMDGRMLSEGIAYVTSDRALTTPFAQGFRVLDTMPLDVKQLAARLAAEDVGTVEIKKRGVDVDPAQFRKRLRLRGRRSVTLVLTRLEGRHTAVLCERLTELAG; this is encoded by the coding sequence GTGGAAGCCGCCGACCTCGCCCAGTTGCTGACCCCCGAGGGGATGGCCCTGCTCGACCGTACCCCCGGCGTCTCGGACGGGGGCGAGATCGTCCGGGTGGTCTCCCGGCTGCGCTCCGAGGGCCACGATCCCGGGCTCGTCGCCGCCGTGCTCACCCAGGCGAAGCTGCGGCAGAAGGCCCGCGCGAAGTTCGGGGACTTCGCCGCGCGGATGCTCTTCACCGAGGCCGGGCTCGAGCAGGCCACCCGGCTGCAGGTCGCCGCGCAGCACGCCGGACGCTTCGCGGCAGCGGGGCTCCGACGGGTCGCCGACCTCGGCTGCGGGATCGGAGGCGACGCCATGGCGATGGCCGCACTCGACCTCGACGTGACCGCCGTCGACCGCGACGAGGTGACCGCGGCGGTCGCGACGCACAACCTCGCGCTCTGGCCGAACGCCCGCGTGGAGCTCGGCGACGCGGCGACGTTCGACCTGTCCCGCGTCGACGGCGTGTGGATGGACCCGGCACGGCGGACGGCCGGGCACGCGAACACGAAGCGCCTGGCGGACCCGGACGACTGGTCGCCCTCGCTCGACACGGTGTTCGCCGCGGCGACGACGACCCCGACGGGCGTGAAGCTCGGGCCCGGCATCGACCGCGACCTCATCCCGGACACGCTCGAGGCCCAGTGGGTGTCCGTCGACCGCGAGGTCGTCGAGCTCGTCCTGTGGTCCGGACCGCTCGCCCGCGAGGGGGTCCGTCGCGCGGCGACGGTCATCGGCGCGCACGGGATCGCCGAGCTGACCGGGGCGGCCGACGCCGAGGACGTCGAGGTCGGGCCGATCGGCGCGTACCTCTACGAGCCCGACGGGGCCGTCATCCGCGCCCGCCTCATCGGTGACCTGGTGCGCTCGATGGACGGGCGCATGCTGTCCGAGGGGATCGCGTACGTCACGTCCGACCGCGCGCTGACGACACCGTTCGCGCAGGGGTTCCGGGTGCTCGACACCATGCCGCTCGACGTCAAGCAGCTCGCGGCCCGCCTGGCGGCGGAGGACGTCGGCACGGTGGAGATCAAGAAGCGCGGGGTCGACGTCGACCCGGCGCAGTTCCGGAAGCGGCTGCGGCTACGGGGGCGGCGATCGGTCACGCTCGTGCTCACCCGTCTGGAGGGACGGCACACCGCGGTCCTGTGCGAGCGGCTCACCGAGCTGGCCGGCTAG
- a CDS encoding DUF4190 domain-containing protein, with protein sequence MSDQNQWPKPGGSDGAADGQQHDGQSRDEQPHGGQPSQGTPYGQAAQGGSYGQQPQGTPNAQPSQGSPYAQSSQGSPYGQPSQGGPSAQPGQGAPYGQQQGNPYAASGPQHNPYAPQQGHNPYATPYATGGYQPYAQRPKTNTLAILSIVFAFAGIIIWPIVILTSPAGAIMGHIALGKIKQSGEGGRGLALAGVIGGWVMTGLWILIVGLVVILGIAAGSSGGYSDPYDYDPGAFIG encoded by the coding sequence GTGTCCGATCAGAACCAGTGGCCGAAGCCGGGCGGGTCCGACGGCGCAGCCGACGGGCAGCAGCACGACGGGCAGTCGCGCGACGAGCAGCCGCACGGTGGGCAGCCGTCGCAGGGCACCCCGTACGGGCAGGCCGCGCAGGGTGGCTCGTACGGGCAGCAGCCGCAGGGCACCCCGAACGCACAGCCGTCGCAGGGCAGCCCGTACGCACAGTCGTCGCAGGGCAGCCCGTACGGACAGCCGTCGCAGGGCGGCCCCTCCGCGCAGCCGGGCCAGGGCGCTCCGTACGGTCAGCAGCAGGGCAACCCGTACGCCGCCAGCGGTCCCCAGCACAACCCGTACGCGCCGCAGCAGGGGCACAACCCCTACGCCACCCCGTACGCCACGGGCGGGTACCAGCCCTACGCGCAGCGTCCGAAGACGAACACCCTGGCGATCCTGTCGATCGTCTTCGCCTTCGCCGGCATCATCATCTGGCCGATCGTCATCCTCACGAGCCCGGCCGGCGCGATCATGGGGCACATCGCCCTCGGCAAGATCAAGCAGAGCGGCGAGGGAGGGCGCGGGCTGGCCCTCGCGGGTGTCATCGGCGGATGGGTCATGACCGGTCTCTGGATCCTCATCGTGGGACTCGTCGTGATCCTCGGCATCGCAGCGGGCAGCTCCGGCGGCTACTCCGACCCGTACGACTACGACCCGGGCGCCTTCATCGGCTGA
- the tsaD gene encoding tRNA (adenosine(37)-N6)-threonylcarbamoyltransferase complex transferase subunit TsaD, with the protein MTAAEPLVLGIETSCDETGVGIVRGTTLLANVIASSMDEHARYGGVVPEVAARAHLEAMTPTLHEALDRAGVTLDELDAVAVTAGPGLAGALMVGVGAAKALAVATGKPLYGVNHLVGHVGADVLRADGSAIELPTVALLVSGGHTSLLLVRDLVGDVELLGETIDDAAGEAFDKVARLLGLPYPGGPQIDRAAADGDPTAIRFPRGLTLPKDMAQHRYDFSFSGLKTAVARWVEKCRDEGREVPVADVAASFREAVVDVLLTKALAACRDTGVDRLLLGGGVVANARLRAVAEERCAAAGVALRIPPFDLCTDNGAMIAAVGARLVAEGRAPSDLGIAADSTLPVTTVQV; encoded by the coding sequence ATGACCGCAGCTGAACCCCTCGTGCTCGGCATCGAGACGAGCTGTGACGAGACGGGCGTCGGCATCGTCCGCGGCACCACGCTGCTGGCCAACGTCATCGCGTCGAGCATGGACGAGCACGCCCGCTACGGCGGCGTCGTGCCCGAGGTCGCCGCGCGGGCACACCTCGAGGCCATGACCCCGACGCTGCACGAGGCCCTCGACCGTGCGGGGGTCACCCTCGACGAACTCGACGCCGTCGCCGTGACCGCCGGGCCCGGGCTGGCGGGCGCGCTCATGGTCGGGGTCGGAGCGGCGAAGGCCCTGGCGGTCGCCACCGGCAAGCCCCTGTACGGCGTGAACCACCTGGTCGGGCACGTCGGCGCGGACGTCCTGCGTGCCGACGGCAGCGCGATCGAGCTGCCGACCGTGGCGCTGCTCGTGTCCGGTGGCCACACGTCGCTGCTGCTCGTGCGCGACCTGGTCGGCGACGTCGAGCTGCTCGGCGAGACGATCGACGACGCCGCGGGCGAGGCGTTCGACAAGGTCGCGCGGTTGCTCGGCCTGCCGTACCCGGGCGGCCCGCAGATCGACCGGGCCGCCGCGGACGGCGACCCGACGGCGATCCGGTTCCCCCGCGGGCTGACGCTGCCGAAGGACATGGCGCAGCACCGCTACGACTTCTCGTTCTCCGGGCTGAAGACCGCGGTCGCCCGGTGGGTCGAGAAGTGTCGCGACGAGGGCCGCGAGGTCCCGGTCGCCGACGTCGCCGCATCGTTCCGTGAGGCCGTCGTCGACGTGCTGCTCACCAAGGCGCTCGCCGCGTGCCGGGACACCGGCGTCGACCGGCTGCTGCTCGGTGGCGGGGTGGTCGCGAACGCGCGGCTCCGGGCCGTCGCCGAGGAACGCTGCGCCGCCGCCGGGGTGGCCCTGCGCATCCCGCCGTTCGACCTCTGCACCGACAACGGCGCCATGATCGCCGCCGTCGGGGCACGGCTCGTCGCCGAGGGGCGCGCGCCGAGCGACCTCGGGATCGCGGCCGACTCCACGCTGCCGGTCACGACCGTCCAGGTCTGA
- the rimI gene encoding ribosomal protein S18-alanine N-acetyltransferase yields MSGLPDGLRLRRAVPQDLDDIMWLEHVSFPTDAWSASQMAGELYSPHGYYVVVETTDDGAPTVVGYAGLSSLAGNPVADVQTIAVAADQRGNGIGKVLFGELLDEARRRGVHEVFLEVRADNPVAQAMYVAFGFERIAVRPRYYQPDGVDAWVMRTELDALDAGPRTGPGPIGQETLDDRS; encoded by the coding sequence GTGAGCGGCCTGCCCGACGGCCTGCGGCTGCGGCGAGCGGTGCCGCAGGACCTCGACGACATCATGTGGCTCGAGCACGTGTCCTTCCCGACCGACGCGTGGTCGGCGTCGCAGATGGCGGGGGAGCTGTACTCGCCGCACGGGTACTACGTCGTCGTGGAGACGACGGACGACGGTGCGCCGACCGTCGTCGGGTACGCCGGACTCTCGTCGCTCGCGGGCAACCCGGTCGCCGACGTGCAGACCATCGCCGTCGCCGCCGACCAGCGCGGGAACGGCATCGGCAAGGTGCTCTTCGGCGAGCTCCTCGACGAGGCCCGACGTCGGGGCGTGCACGAGGTGTTCCTCGAGGTGCGCGCCGACAACCCGGTGGCGCAGGCGATGTACGTCGCGTTCGGGTTCGAGCGGATCGCCGTGCGGCCCCGCTACTACCAGCCGGACGGCGTCGACGCGTGGGTGATGCGGACGGAGCTCGACGCCCTCGACGCCGGGCCCCGGACCGGACCCGGCCCCATCGGACAGGAGACCCTCGATGACCGCAGCTGA
- the tsaB gene encoding tRNA (adenosine(37)-N6)-threonylcarbamoyltransferase complex dimerization subunit type 1 TsaB translates to MLLAIDTSAGTAVAVVDPATGRAVAERSTDDSRRHAEVVGPFLAEVLAEAGITGADVTGVVAGMGPGPFTGLRVGIAAARTFAAARGVPFLPLVSHDGIAADLEQRPVVVLTDARRREVYWSAYDETGARVAGPGLAKPADVDEAIRASRPEASAWERVTVATVPAGRLGALAADRLASGAPFADDTPLYLRDPDVTMPGAPKRVVR, encoded by the coding sequence GTGCTCCTCGCCATCGACACGTCCGCCGGTACCGCCGTCGCCGTCGTCGACCCGGCGACCGGCCGCGCCGTCGCCGAGCGCAGCACCGACGACTCGCGTCGCCACGCCGAGGTCGTCGGTCCGTTCCTCGCCGAGGTGCTCGCCGAGGCCGGCATCACCGGCGCCGACGTCACCGGCGTGGTCGCCGGCATGGGCCCCGGCCCGTTCACCGGCTTGCGCGTGGGCATCGCCGCCGCCCGCACCTTCGCGGCCGCGCGCGGCGTCCCGTTCCTGCCGCTCGTGAGCCACGACGGGATCGCGGCGGACCTGGAGCAGCGACCGGTGGTCGTCCTGACGGACGCCCGCCGCCGCGAGGTCTACTGGAGCGCGTACGACGAGACCGGCGCGCGGGTGGCGGGCCCGGGACTCGCGAAGCCGGCCGACGTGGACGAGGCGATCCGTGCCTCCCGTCCGGAGGCATCCGCATGGGAGCGCGTGACGGTCGCGACCGTCCCGGCCGGGAGGCTCGGGGCGCTCGCCGCGGACCGGCTCGCCTCCGGCGCACCCTTCGCCGACGACACCCCGCTCTACCTGCGCGACCCCGACGTGACGATGCCGGGGGCCCCGAAGCGGGTCGTCCGGTGA
- the tsaE gene encoding tRNA (adenosine(37)-N6)-threonylcarbamoyltransferase complex ATPase subunit type 1 TsaE, with product MTDARVLLDTTVSTTDEMGALGARLAGVLRAGDLVVLTGPLGAGKTTLTRGLGAALGARGQVSSPTFVLARTHPTTAGPDLVHVDAYRLSDPVELDDLDLDWDTSIVVVEWGRGFVEGISDDVLDVEIVRATGADATDPGADGLDPDDVPDEPRRVVVTATGTRWSDVTL from the coding sequence GTGACCGACGCCCGCGTGCTGCTCGACACGACGGTGTCGACCACCGACGAGATGGGCGCACTCGGTGCCCGGCTCGCGGGTGTCCTGCGTGCCGGTGACCTCGTCGTGCTGACCGGCCCGCTCGGTGCCGGCAAGACGACGCTGACACGTGGCCTCGGCGCCGCGCTCGGTGCTCGCGGGCAGGTCTCGAGCCCGACGTTCGTGCTCGCCCGCACCCACCCGACGACGGCCGGGCCGGACCTGGTGCACGTCGACGCGTACCGGTTGAGCGACCCCGTGGAGCTCGACGACCTCGACCTCGACTGGGACACCTCGATCGTGGTGGTCGAGTGGGGCCGGGGCTTCGTCGAGGGCATCTCCGACGACGTGCTCGACGTCGAGATCGTCCGGGCGACGGGAGCCGACGCGACCGACCCCGGCGCCGACGGCCTCGACCCCGACGACGTACCGGACGAGCCCCGCAGGGTGGTCGTCACCGCCACCGGGACTCGTTGGTCCGACGTCACGCTCTGA